Part of the Streptomyces sp. NBC_01353 genome, CAGAGACCGACGGCCGCGGTCGGCCAGGCGAGCCAAGACCCCCATCACTGCCGGGAACACGGGCACCACGACGAGTGCGAGGACGGGGCCGGCGTCGTGGGCCCGACGGGGCCGGCGGGCGCGACGGGCGCAAGAGGGCTGCCGACCAACGGGTCGGCAGCCCTCGGAGGCACATCCCTCACATCACTCGCCTGCTCATGGGGGCGGTGGCCGGTTGCGAATGCGGCGCCGAGGCGCGGACCAACGACAGCTCGGCATGACCTACCGCCCCGTCCGACGATTCGCCGCTGCCGCGGCTTCCATCCGGGCTGACGCATGTCGCCTACCGGGCGGCGAGTTCGGCGTTCGCCTTGGCGGTGACATGCGCGAGCGCACGGGCTGCGATCTCGCGCTCGGTCGCCGGAAGGTCGCCGTACAGCCGCTCGGCCAGCCCGGCCACAGCGTCGGTGAACCCTCGCTGGAGGCTGACGCCCTTGTCGGTGATGGACATCCGAGGGCCGTCGATCAGCCCGGCATCGGCGAGTTCGTCGAGCAGGGCGAGTGCCTCCGGCTCGCCGATCTTGAGCGTCGCGGCCATGCGGTCGACGGCACCGGCGCGGTCGAGCCCAGCGGCAACGGCGTTGAGCGCCACGGACTGATGGAAGGTCAGACCCGAGGCGGCGAGGAGTCGATCCCGCACGGCAGCGATCGCGTGGTACGCGATGCCGATCGTCTGGCCGTTGAGGAGGGGGGAGGTGGCGGCGGTGGCAGTCATGGTGTGAATCTCCTTGCGAGCGAGGCGTGTTGGATCTCCGACCACCAACCGGAGAGCTCTCCGATTGAATTGCCGTAAGCCTAAGCGGAGAGCTCTCCGATTATCAATGGCTAACCGGAGACGCCTCCGCTACGTCCGCTACGCTGCTCCACATGACCGCCCCCACCGAGCGCGCGGACGCCGCCCGCAATCGCCTCCGCATCCTCGACGCCGCTCGGCACCTGCTCGCGACAGACGGCTTCGCCGATCTGTCCCTGGACGCGGTGGCCAAGGAGGCAGGAGTCGGGGTCGGCACGGTCTATCGGCGCTTTCACAACCGACCGGGGCTCGTCTACGCGCTGATCGAGGACAACGAGGCGCGCTTCCAGGAGGTGTTCGCGCAGCAGGGCGAGGATGAGGCCCTGTCGGCACATGACCGGCTGCGCACGTTTCTGCACGGCATGGCCGACCTCGTGGACGACAACCGGGAGTTGCTGCTCCTGGCAGAGGCGAGCGCGCCGGCAGGGCGCTATCACAGCGCTCCGTTTCGCCGACACCACGAGCAGATCGTCGGCATGGTCGCCGAGCTCGCCCCCGGCGTGGACGCCGCCTACGTGGCGGATCTACTCCTCATGGCGTACACGCCGGGCCTGTTCGACCATCAGCGCACCGAGCGCGGCTGGGACGTGGACCGCATCAAGCGCGGCCTTGACACGCTGATCACCGGCATCGGGGCGGCCGAGGAGGCTGATCAGCAGGCGCCGTAGCCGGTCGGCGGCATCGCGGGGCGGCGATGATCAGGTGCCGACCCGGCGGCATCACAGATCGGCCCAGCCCATAACACACCAGCTCCCCCGCGAAGTCGGCGGTGGAGCGGGTGGAGACCATGCATGAACGAAGGCGGCGGCGGGCGCTGACTGCTGAACCCCATTCGACCGCGGCCGGTGCGGGGCCGCGGGAACGGGTTCTTGAGGCCCTGGGGACCGTGCTGCCGGCGATGCCGGCTCGGTGGGTGTGTTTCAGCTCCGTCCGGCAGCTTCCTGGACTGCGGGGTACGGACGGAGACCACTGGCCGGCGGGCCCCGCCCATCACCCCAGGCCCGGATCCCCTACAGCCGCCGGTCAGTCGCGTCACGCCAACATCCCGCGCACAGTGCGATGTCAGTGGTCGCTACTAGGTTCTTACATGTCCCGCCGTTCAGGCGTGGGCCTTCCCTTACCCTTCCCATGCCCTGAGGAGATCTGCGTTGTCCCACTGGGAGACTTCGAGTCTGACGCGGGTGCTGCAGCCCGCTCGCCCACGGAAGCTGGCCAAGGTTCCGTTCGTGGAGCTGGCCGACGGGCGCCTGCAGGGTGTGGTGTCCAGCGGATCGGACATCGCCCGGGTCTACGTTTCATCGATCGCGGTCGGCGACTACGCCTTCTCGTGCAGCACCAACAACAACCGGCCCTGCGGCGGCGCTCGGGGTTCCTTCTGCAACCACATCCGCGCCCTCATCGGTGAGGCGGTGCTGCAGTACGGAGCGGAGCGTGTCGCCCGGTACCTGAAGGTCGATCCTGCCGACGAGCAGCTGAACGCGGCAGGCGTCACCAGCGCCATGTCCGCCACCCGCCCTTCGGTCGCGGCCGGCGGAACTGCCGCCGCCGCTCCGGTGTTCAGCCGGTTCCTGCGGCATCTGTCCTACCTCGAACTCCAGCCGTCGACCGATCCGTTGCCCGAGATGCAGTGGTTCCCGCCCACCCGAGAGGTGGCTTGATGCATGCCGACCTACTCGCCGAGCCGGTTCCCGGCCTCGAAGAGGCACTCGCCGCCGTCGACGGGTTCGACGCCCTTCTCACCGACGGGCTCCTGCGGCCCCGGGCCGCTCAGGCCGGCGATCTGATCGCGTTCGCCCATGCCGTCGCGGGCACCCCGCTGGCGACCCGAGTCGGCGAGGCGGCCGAGAAGGCCGCGGCGGGCGCCGCCGGGGAAGAGCACTTCCTCGCCCTCGCCGCCGCCCGCGTCGCCCTCTTCGGCTCCGTCCACGACGCGCTCGTCGAGCGGGTGCACGCGGCAACGGGCCGGACGAGCGCCGATGACGCGCCCCAGCCGCCGCCCAGCGGCGAGCCGGTCAACGTGCTGGCCGCCGCCCGGTCATGGCTGTGCGACCTCGCACGCACCGGCTGGCGGGGACTGGACCACGAGATCGTGTCCGGGGCGGCCCCCGTGGTCTCGGCGATGCTGCCGGACCCGGCTCTGCGCCGCCTGGCGGTCCTACTCGACGGCTTCGCCACCGAGCTTGCGGCCAGCTGCCCCGGTGCCGCGCTCGATCGAATCCCGGAACGCCGCTGGGCAGACCTGTGGTCGCGCGCTCTGCTGCTGACACTGCCCGGAGCGGCCGAGGCGCCGACCACGGACACGGTGACCGGTCGCCTCCTCCCGCTCGGCGTCGATCTGCACGAGCACGCCACCGCCGTACAGGCGCAGGTCCACGCCGTGCTGGAGCCGGCCGACGGCGGCACCGCCCGACTGGTGCGTGCCTCCGTCTCGGCGCCGAAGCCGGACACCGTCGTCGGTGCGGGCCTGTGGCAACTCCTCCGTCCGCACATGTCGCTCCTGGCTGCTGTCGGCGAGGGCGGAACGATGGACCTGGTCGGGATGCCCGTCACGGCGGAGGGTGACCTGATCTGGGACGACTCCCTCGCCCGGGCGGGCGAGCCGGCCGATCCCTTCGTCACCGCGCGGGTCGTCCTGCCGACGGCGGTCGGCACCGCCCCCGCCGCCCTGGACCGGCACCCCGCCCGGATCGCCACCCCGGTGTTCCTCGAGGGTTACGCCGTGTCCCAGGACGACGACGTGCCCGCGTTCACCGTCGCCGGCCATGCGTTCGCCGTCGACACCGACCGCATCCCGGCCGCCGGCCCTCTCACCCCGGAGAACGTCGTCGCGTCCCGGGCGTGCATCGGCCTCCTGCGCTGGGACGCCGGAGCGTTCCGCGTACAGCCTCTCGCGGTCGAGACGACCGTGCGGAAGAAGACCCTGGCGATCCACGCCGGATCCTGGGCCGGAGGGACCACCGACAAGGCAGGCGTCAAAGCGGAGAAGGCCGCCACCGACGCTGTGGCCGTGCTGCGGGAGCGAGCGGGAAGGCTGTTGCGCGCATGAGCGACCCCACTCCCGAAGCCCCCTTGGCCGACGCGGACGAGAACCGGCGCCAGGTGCTGTACTGGCGGTTGCTGGCGCGTCTGTTCGACCCGGAGGAGCAGCCCGGTCTGGAATCCGCGAGCCTCGCCGTCGTCGAGGACATCGGGCTGCCGCCCGGCCTGCTGGACCCGCAGGCCTCCGTCGACTCCGTCGTGCAGCGCCACCCCGAGCTGGCAGACGAATTCGACGGTCTGATGGTGCCCGAGGACGGCGCCGAACCGCGCGACCGAGCGGCCGAGGTACGCCGCGCGGCACTGCTGTCCAAGGTCCTGCTCAACGTGTTCGCTTCCCCGTCCGGATCCGTCAGCGCCGGACAGCTCGCCGGCTGGCAGTCCGACGCGGGATGGCTGGAGCGTGCCCTCGGATGCCGGCCCGGCGACCTGCGCGGGGGTCGCTCCGGCGCCGGAGCGGGCGGGCCTGGCGTCAGCCCCTACGGCACCGGCGGGCGCAGCGGTACGCCGGACCTGAGCCGGCTGATTCCGCAGATCGGGCCGGAGCTCGGCGCCATCGAGGCGGACCTCGTCAAGCGGATGCACCTGCGAGAGGTGCTCGCCGATCCGAAGCTCGCGTCCCGGCTCACGCCCAGCATGTCGCTGATCGAGCAGTTGCTGCGGGACAAGAACAACCTCTCCGGGGTGGCGCTTGCGAACGCCAAGGCGCTGATCCGACGGTTCGTCGACGAGGTCGCCGAGGTGCTGCGTACGCAGGTGGAGAAGGCTTCCGTCGGGGAACTTGACCGCTCGGTCCCACCCAAGCGAGTCTTCCGGAACCTCGACGTGAACCGGACGATCTGGAAGAACCTGACCAACTGGAGCCCGGAGGAGGAGCAGTTGTACGTCGACCGCCTCTACTACCGGCACACCGCGCGCAAGACGACGCCCCAGCGGCTGATCGTGGTCGTGGACCAGTCGGGCTCGATGGTC contains:
- a CDS encoding TetR/AcrR family transcriptional regulator, producing MTAPTERADAARNRLRILDAARHLLATDGFADLSLDAVAKEAGVGVGTVYRRFHNRPGLVYALIEDNEARFQEVFAQQGEDEALSAHDRLRTFLHGMADLVDDNRELLLLAEASAPAGRYHSAPFRRHHEQIVGMVAELAPGVDAAYVADLLLMAYTPGLFDHQRTERGWDVDRIKRGLDTLITGIGAAEEADQQAP
- a CDS encoding VWA domain-containing protein; translation: MSDPTPEAPLADADENRRQVLYWRLLARLFDPEEQPGLESASLAVVEDIGLPPGLLDPQASVDSVVQRHPELADEFDGLMVPEDGAEPRDRAAEVRRAALLSKVLLNVFASPSGSVSAGQLAGWQSDAGWLERALGCRPGDLRGGRSGAGAGGPGVSPYGTGGRSGTPDLSRLIPQIGPELGAIEADLVKRMHLREVLADPKLASRLTPSMSLIEQLLRDKNNLSGVALANAKALIRRFVDEVAEVLRTQVEKASVGELDRSVPPKRVFRNLDVNRTIWKNLTNWSPEEEQLYVDRLYYRHTARKTTPQRLIVVVDQSGSMVDSMVNCTILASIFAGLPKVDVHLIAYDTQALDLTPWVHDPFETLLRTQLGGGTDGTVAMALAQPKIAEPRNTVVVWISDFYEWRSEELFASMAAVHRSGAKFIPVGSVTSAGRGSVNPWFRERFKDQGTPVLSGHIRKLVHELKTFLT